A window of the Deltaproteobacteria bacterium genome harbors these coding sequences:
- a CDS encoding DUF1254 domain-containing protein: KAVVTPNADTPYCMFWMDARAEPLVLSVPEMEADRYYSFQLIDLYTHNFAYVGTLTTGNGAGKFLIAGPGWDGEKPDGITEVIRSETGFVFNVTRTQLFGPDDLGKIKGIQASYGLQPLSAFLGTKAPPAAPQPDFPEWAEGAQFDERFFGYLDFMMDLLGSPGEGEKELWDQLADLDIGTDRDFDFSALPKETQEALKAGVKEGFAEIEAFIETNSSDPLNSGKIFGTRDFLTKSARENYNLDRPDMLRSAAARTGLYGNSAAEAIYPTYLTDADKEPLDASKHSYTLTFAKAALPPAKSFWSVTMYDGKTQLFIKNPLDRYLLNSAMIDQFVRSDDGKLVLYISKDSPGKDLEPNWLPAPDGPFYVVMRLYGPEAKALDGIWTPPPLVRGK, translated from the coding sequence AAAGCGGTCGTCACGCCCAATGCCGACACGCCCTACTGCATGTTCTGGATGGATGCCCGGGCCGAACCGCTGGTCCTGAGCGTGCCGGAGATGGAGGCTGACCGTTATTACAGTTTCCAGCTCATCGACCTCTACACCCACAACTTCGCCTACGTCGGTACGCTGACCACCGGCAACGGCGCTGGCAAGTTCCTGATCGCTGGTCCCGGATGGGACGGCGAGAAGCCAGACGGGATCACCGAGGTCATCCGCAGTGAGACAGGCTTCGTGTTCAACGTCACCCGCACACAGCTCTTCGGTCCCGACGACCTCGGCAAGATCAAGGGCATCCAGGCAAGCTACGGCCTGCAACCGCTCAGCGCCTTCCTCGGGACCAAGGCGCCGCCCGCCGCACCGCAACCGGACTTTCCCGAGTGGGCCGAGGGCGCCCAGTTCGATGAGCGCTTCTTCGGCTACCTCGACTTCATGATGGACTTGCTCGGCAGCCCCGGTGAAGGAGAGAAGGAACTTTGGGACCAGCTCGCCGACCTCGACATCGGAACGGACAGAGACTTCGATTTCTCCGCCCTTCCCAAGGAGACCCAGGAAGCCCTGAAGGCCGGCGTGAAGGAGGGGTTCGCCGAGATCGAGGCCTTCATCGAGACGAACAGCAGCGACCCTCTGAACAGCGGCAAGATTTTCGGCACCCGGGACTTCCTCACCAAGAGCGCCAGGGAGAACTACAACCTCGACCGCCCCGACATGCTGCGTTCCGCGGCTGCCCGAACGGGCCTTTACGGCAACTCCGCTGCCGAGGCGATCTATCCCACCTATTTGACCGATGCGGACAAGGAACCGCTCGATGCGTCAAAACATAGCTACACCCTGACCTTCGCCAAGGCCGCGCTGCCTCCGGCCAAGTCATTCTGGTCGGTCACGATGTATGACGGCAAGACCCAGCTATTCATCAAGAACCCGCTCGACCGCTACCTTCTCAACTCGGCGATGATCGACCAGTTCGTGCGGAGTGACGACGGCAAACTCGTGCTATACATTTCGAAAGACTCACCGGGCAAGGACCTGGAACCGAACTGGCTGCCCGCGCCGGATGGCCCGTTCTACGTGGTGATGCGTCTGTATGGCCCCGAGGCTAAAGCCCTCGATGGCATCTGGACGCCACCTCCCCTGGTCCGTGGAAAGTGA